Part of the Nicotiana tabacum cultivar K326 chromosome 20, ASM71507v2, whole genome shotgun sequence genome, AAACGATGAAGGCATTTTGtcttctatctaaacacttttacCTCGtgtcacccctttgagccttatttattctctttcatatccctctttcggaatcaatggcaCCATTAAGAAACGCGAGTGCAGAAGAAAAGAAGatgaaaagaaaagtaaaacaaaacaaaaaactaaaaagaaaaaaaaagaaaagggaagaaggaaaggaaaagaagaggaaaattgaaggtgaaaagaagaaagaaacgaaagggaaaagaaaagaaaatgaagaaaagaaaagaaagcaacaacgtagtctctatgacgtgaactacgtttgacttgatcccgaaagggtacgtaggcagcctctctgaggttcaATCAtatccaaaataaaaatccaaaagtccccaagcaagaaactggggaaaaaattgtggttgttgtgaaagaTCGGATTCCGAAAGTtttaattttaacccattttaaaattgtttttgagcctttatacCTTTCTTTATAacctatccaaaagcctacattatggtccaaagaaagaccttctgatcagtttttgaGGAATGTCAAGTTGAGCAGGTAAAAGTAATTCATGacaagggcaacactctggttcaagcaaggaaaaacaaagtaaaataaatatatgagagagtcttattggtgaaaaccttcacaggcaccataaggcgacgggagctgagagaaaaataaatgagagagtcttattggtgaaaaccctcgcgggcaccttgaggcggaAGTGAGTTGAGAAATGGTTAATTGAGAAGGTCTGTCGGGGAAAACTATTTCGAGGCACCGCAAGATGAACAAGGTTAAGGTTTGGGCAAAGCAACCAAGTGATGGGAATTCTGGGGCAATAAAGTATGGCAACTGGAAGCTATTTAGCTGGAAAGGTCGGGCCGattagtccaaaatgcatgtcatgatcattggtgccagttgtCCCgatcagataagtttcttttctttttcctttttacattCATTTGGTTTTGggtttttcttatccttaactcattaaatcattgcatttcattctcttttggGGTTTTGTCTGTCTAAGATGTTCCAATGTCAGTTTTGTTCAACGCAAgtagaaaggacttcaaagcccACTACCAGCTTCCGAAAATTGTAAAGCATAAAGTGCTCAGAGCATGTCGACAACAATGTGATATAAGGTGGAATAGGGGAAGTcgccggaagtttcatcggtggaataaTTGGGAAGTGTTGGGGGAAATGTAAGGGTTCAGGCAAAAAGGATCAAAAAAGTGAAACAACAGCACGGGTACAAAAGTATTCAGGTTGTCAGAGATTGGGGAATTTGAAAGtcggtcagaaagtcaagcggttcagagGAAGTTAGTagacacaaagcaaggcagtggaaagATTGATCAGCAAGAATGtcatcagctaaccaccattttaaactaacgGAATTTGTtgtgattgaaacaggggcagaagaGTTGTAGGTTCAGGAGGAAATCTCCATGAGGGAAAAGCAAGCATTAATCAGGTTTGACCACAAGTGTGGCATGATTAAACACAAGACAATGAGGGTTAACATAGGAAAATGTAGGGTAGTCTCAGAGTTTGCATGTTTAGGACAAAACTTTAGTTTTGAAGTGGGGAGTctgcccctataacaagggaatacatttcagtttgtaaattttaaattttgaagtggggagcccgcccctataacaagggaatacattttagttttaaattttaagttttgaagtggggagcccgcccctataacagaggaatacatttcagtcggTAGATTCTAAAGCAtgcaagttttagttttcaaccCTTATTAGTATGCGGTAACAAGCACCAGTTttcccaaactggggcagaaagttttcttggtTCGTCTATTTTtgtgaaatcaggagcccgcctggataatagaggaatacatttcaaatttcagaagtcaggagtccgcctggagaatagagacatgcaattcaagttgtagtcgaagtcaggagcccgcctggagaatggaggtattaaatttttaagtagtcgaagtcaggagcctgcctgaagaacagaggtacaattcaagtttcggaaatcaggagcccgcctgtataacagaggtatttcaagtcaagttttaGTCAAATTCTTATTAATATCTAGTAACATGTACCCAatttccaaactggggcagaaagttttctttgttttgtctatttttatgaaatcaggaacccgcctggataatagaggaatacatttcaatttcaagttcagcagtcaggagcccgcctggataacaaaggaatacattcaatttcaagtttcggaagttaagagcccgcctggataacagaggaatacattcaagttcaagtttattCAAGTTCATCAATTTAGAGAGAAGGAACAACATCTCAGTTAGCAATTGGAAGTAACAACAATGGATTTCACCAGGAGAACACAAGGCAACAAGGCAACAGGAAAACGCAAGATAACAAgacaacaaggaagtacaagaacaagtttgaagaatttagatagaaTTTTGTAATTCTTAGTTCATAGCTTAGGctagttttttatttttgacacggtgtaataagggaggtcaacAAGCAGTGGCAGCAGCAAGCGCAATGAAatcacagttcctggtagtcccagctaccagacactcccgaactacactgacctgattcatgtttagcccaggatatgtaggcaacctctaaagcagggtgcggtcaaacttttcaaaaatgcttcacacggaatatgcgaacgggcaaaaatcgttcGTTTCCACTCActtgtctttgcacgaaaactcttcgtgtttcctgcaaagaggggcagttgtgagcacgtgatttttgccctaagtaaattattcccaaaattcaaataaaacaattttcttaTCATTTcaggattttgtgaattttgtgtcatatttctggtaattgttgcattttgtttgtattttttttaattcataagaaaaatacaaaaatacatgtgcCGTTTGtgtaggatttaatttcatatttttagtgttAATTGGTAGTTTAGAATTGTTTtcatataaagaaaatgacaaaaaatgacTTTGTGCACCTTTATTTTAATTTGTGGAATTTGTTTAAATATAGAAATTAGTTGATTTtggaaaattaaataataattttagtgtTAATTTGGTctatgattttctatttgtcattttaacaaaacaaaaaatatatatataaatgcaaaatgaaaaaggaaaataaattgaaaagaaaatcaaaCTACAAAGGGATGGGGGTTGTCCATATAAATGGACAAATTGGGCCGTTTAAATAAATTTCCCAGCCCAATCCAATTCACCCTCGCCAGGCCCACACCCTAATCCGCCCCACCCGACCTGTCCTCTTTCTCCCTGAAACGATACCGTTTGGCCGTAGTTAGATCTAAGCCGTCGAGGTCTCATGATCTAACGGCCAGGAAGTCCCCATCCTTTAATACTTAAATGTCCGAACGCCCCCCCCCCACCCCCGTATCTCCTTCTTCAATACACCCTAATGAGACCAGTGCTACaccgccgccggaaatcgcccacgGTGGCGGTAAAGCTCCAAGCGCTCCCAAATTTACACCCTAGATTCCTCGTGAGACCCTCTTTCCAAGCCCCCTATTTTCATAACTCGGATCCCGCCCAAACTCCTCGAATAATCGATCTTGTGACTGACATCTCCGCCGCCCACGGCGGCGTTGACGCCAATGACCGCCAAAACAAACACCCTAGGTTCCTCCTGTCGTCCTCTCTCTGTATCTCATCTCAATTTCCCTCGAATCGGGGCCCATCTGCTCGAATGTTCATTTGAAGTTCAGGCCCAAAATGACACTTTGCCCAAATGGCTCCAAATTCGTACCCCACAAGCCCTAAACCACCCTCATGACGATTTCCATGCCAGAGTCTCTCGAATCTCATTAGAGCTCAGGAATTGTTGGATCTAGGGTTCAGGCAGTTTGGCTATTTTGGGAATAATTTAGGGTCGAGCAAGTTCTATAGtaagtgttctgttaattttatgttttattttgtttattagtATAGTTTAAATTTTCTTTTGATTCCTTGTTCCATCAGTTTTAATCAGTGAAGCATCTTCTCATTGttagttttgttttagtttgatGCATGTGTCATTTGTTAGTTAATCATAGTTTTAATTTCAGAATCGTCATAATTGATTAGTTTGGATTCGATACAATTTTGTCCATTAATTGTTAGCTAGATGTTTAGGTTAATTTCAACTTCTTTTTAGTTCTGAGTTTGGTGTTCAAATGGTCAATTGTTAGCTTATtggttaaaagttagtttaatttcatttaatttcgACTATTAGCTTAAGCTTTGTTTTGAGTGATCCTGGTCTCTTGAGTTTCTAAATTGCTTGAGTTTGTGTGATTGAAtaattgggattggttagttcaattagttaatttctgagttctaattaatcagtcttagttagttttgaattaatttaggGGATTGGTTACAGCTGTTGAAAATTTAGGTAGAATCAGTAATTTTGAGAATCTTTTAGGGGTAGTTTAGGCGTGGAAAAGGGTAATTCTGataagaatagtaatttcaaagtaaaaGAAAGGATAGTATAGGTATTGCATGGGTAGAAGAGCACCCTAGGGCCTTCTAAAATAGGATTTTAGTGTACATTTTAGCACAATAGAGGTACTTACTTGagtaacaagttagaaataagaggactaaactgaaaataaagaaggactaaaaagaaaaaaccaaaaatcTGATTATTCACTCTTGGGTTGCCTATAAATTGGCATTCTCATGCCTTAGAGAGGGGGCTTCTCTTCAGCCATTTTGAGCTCCCCAAAAACTCTTTCCATTTTTCCAGATCTGAAGAAGAAAtctgaaattcaaaaaaaaaacaataaaaacccaaaaaatattACTGTTTCATTAAGATTCTGGGTGAATAACAACTGTTAGCTAATTGATTGGATTTTCATAGCTTAATCTTTGGTAATTGAACTGCAAAGGTGTTTCTGGTTGGTGTTCGAGTAAATTTTGGTTTCAATTGGAGGCATTTAGGATCGATCTGGGTGTTGTGTTGGTCTGATTTGAATCTAAGTCCATTTGGAAGTCATTTGAGCTCATTTGAATTAGCTTTGGGTTAAATTGTGGGTTCAATGCATTGCTTTGGTTATCTGATTGTGTGCTAAGTCCTATAAATCATCTTTGATCTTTGTGGAACTATTTTGGGTCAAAACTCACTCCATTTGCTGCTGGTTGTAATCCTGTTGAATTTCTGTTGTTGCTCCGAGTTGTTTCATCTGCTGATTTCTCATTCTTCACTGTACTTTCgaatccaggtacacatttcaagctTGACTCAACGTAGCACATCCTGCTGGGAAACACGAAATAAAATGAGCCAAGTTTCTGCTGCGGAATTGTAGTTTAAATAGTTCTGTTACGTGCTTAATTTCTGTTTATGATTGTGCTGATTGGATCGTGAAACTCGTCTCCAGTTTATGTGTTAAACGAAATTGGGccgatttgatttggtttttttACATGTGCGAACTGGATAAACATTGGGCTGTTGGACTCGAACTGAGACTGCTCCGATTCTGTAATATTTGAGGACTGTTAACTTATTAGCTTACAAACGTGTGAACTCTTCTGTTAGTAGTCATTTTCTAGTTTGATTAGATTTATGTTGTTGAGATAATAAAGTTTGAATTCATAATTGAAACACACGTGAAGTCAGTCATTTGTATTTGATCCTAATGTCCTCTTAGTTAGAAATCAAAACCATTTAGATAAAACTGCTTCAAAATGCTCTACTCATTTCAATTTGCTTCATAAATTTCATTAGTTAGAAACCATTTAAGGTTTAGCTGTCAAATTgcttaattaatttaaatttgaaCTATGGCCTATCCACGCCAGGGGATTCGATCCTTCAATCCCCAGGTTGGTTATCCGGTTTGGGCTAATGTCGAACCTGACCCATGTTGTTGAAAATTCGTGGTTGATGTGCATATTATGGTGTGGGCCTTTGGTCCCAAGAGTGAATTGATGATGGTTTCGTTAGTAATTAAATGGCTAGCTATGGGCTTTGAGTTAAGCAGCGGGTTCAAGCTAAAAGGTGATCCCTTTTGTTTGAACCTGGACTTGAGCTTGAAGCCcgatttttataatattaattaattagaattttttttatcttttagagACCAAACAAATATAGAAAGATATAGTTGCGTTTAGGTttgcccttttaaaataaataagacgagcctcgccataaaactacaaattgcGGGGCTCTCAATAAATATTGTCTAAAtttcttagaattcgggatgggccgtttagcgaatttcacggccttccctaAAGACAATAATGCATTAGACGCTTTAGGAGCGTTCTTAATAAATTAccctcttaaactcgggtgcgcattgatgcgacccaaatccaaatctcaacggagtcaaaatgtattaacaaccacgggtgcattgagtGCGAcatggttcgagacgcattttcatgacgttgcaagttatttttttttaaaaaaaaaataatgataaaagcggtttataaataaaaggcacataagttagcatgtattaaaattgGATAAAATctaatacaacagttaagcgaccgtgctagaaccacggagcccgggttaacagaattccttactcggatttctggttcgcggactgttaacagagtcataaatttcctcgtttcgggattcaaccggtgacttgggacaccattaatatcccaagtggtgactctgaataattaataattaaatcccgttctaattgtcctttaagtggaaaaactcccttatatttatgcCCTTACGGGGTATAGGTGAAAAAGGAGCTGTGACAAGGGAACCACGTCAATGTTCGGTAGGtctccttgattttgatggatttgattttcattgtttcccaatgtgttatcactgttattgttgttgttattgtttgacATGTTGATAAAGACGAATAAAACGTAACttcaaagaaaagattatcagattcccggtaacggaaccaatttgtttaaccaaaaatgtgattctttggtcaaagctaaagacaaatagaaattcgggctactgataatcaggagacgaaaaagaaataataaactttttgagaatgacaaataagcagtaaataggtTTGTATTCCAATGTAATGTTTATGATCTCCTctttttatagttgattctaagtaaaggagtaataccttagtcttaatgagacaattatgagcaataaatgacattaaataagacgttacataatcattcctatttaataccaattctctaacgtattgggtatttaatattgaatttggactccttttcgtcatcatatccatgtcttcAGTGTCTTCTGATCTCTTGGCTttaaatgacttaaataggtacgaAGCTTGTATTATTCGAATTGTCTCTCGTGCCTATTTAGCTTTTCTTTCCCCGTATCTGTTATCATTCGTGCCTCTTAACTGATAATCATGTTTTGACCATTCCCCGTGTCATGTCACGTCACCTTCAATGTAAATTCAGTCTTTTCCCAATACGGGGGTGCCAGACATTCAAGGACTCCATTGCAATCGCCGGTTTGACATTGACCACGGCCAGATGCGTCAAAATTGCAATTGGTTCGGCCCCAGATACGTTTTCCATTTGGACCGTTTGAAGGTTGGAGTGTCCATTTTCCACCGTAGTCGAGACGTCGACCGCCACCAGGAATTGCTGCTGCCCATACGGTAAAAGGGCAGTTGTTTCGGATGTCGATCGTTGTAACTGCTTGTGTTGAGAAAAGCTGATAAGCCACAACAGAGAGGAATGTGAAGAAGCTGATCATCTTTACTTTGGGAGGGTTATAAAAAACAAAGATGGAGAGGGACTTTTCTAGCTAAGGAAGAATAGTCAATGGAGCTTATTGGTCAATAAATGGTGCTAAACTTCGTCCTAGAGAGGAAGACTAGACTTTTTGACTTCAGTACCGGCAAATTTTTAATTACCAAAATAGCCACAACTGTTTATTGAAAAATAgttaaaagtaatcaaaatttagttatttttccTTGTAAAGATAAAATCTTAATAAAAATACTCTTTAAACATCCAAAAAAGTTCCAACATAACATGTTGAAGTttaaattttttacatatgaaattccagcataatgtgttggaattttatattatattgaaactttCCGTGTTTCCGCAAAATATTGAGTATTTTTCAGtattgcaaacgctggctattttttaattactagTCCGAAAATttgctagcccgtgctattttactAAGAAACAGATGTAACGGGTTTGCTACCGGtacatttatttatatttatatttatacatgtataattataaaaaattcaaGGAATATAAATTGTAATCTCATACTTTTCAAAAGTGCAATAAGTTTAATTAAACAATCTTAAAGATCAACAGTATAAAGTTTATATACTAGGgttgggcatatatcgggtaaaaatCGATAATCCGAACAGTTActtttttattgggttatcggtatcgggttattgggttaacggttcgataatggtttagaattttttttctattgggttatcggttcgggcctCTGTTTGCCAATTTTTGTTAATGggttaaccgataacccaataagaattaataaaatTACGACTTTATCCTTAAGTATATACAAATGTCATGGCTTCAGTTCATTCTCTCATATTCTTTCTCAACCCCACTCTTcagttgcttcatcttcattcttcatAGACCTTACTAGTTACTCCTAGCATAAGTCTTTAGTATGCTACatgtgaattcttctcttttttgcttaactccggtgaattatcttttcttttttgcttaactctaaattgagttatcttatcgggtaaactgataaccgaaccgataatgatcaataaccgattaaccgatacccgataaccgataaccgatatcttatcagtttggttatcggtttatcaaatttataaaccgataaccgatatgctaaaccgataatattcataaccgaaccgaaccgacctaTTGTCCACCCCTATTATATACTAGATCCATTTCTAATTAGTGGATGGCATGGTGCTTTAATAGAGATGATAAATCAAGGTGGAAACAGAGGAGTAGTATTTAGCGGCAAACACTTACAACCCTTGATCCTCTACATCAACCGTTTTACGGCCCCTTGATAATCATAAAAAATTAAAGATAATTCTCTTTCTCCATTTCTTTGGACATTGCCATAACAATAGTAATTACataaaagattttgagaaaactACCCTACgtagcccctcaaaattttagtAACCCATGTTTTTCCATATTTATATGAAATGGCCCTTCGCCCCAAACATATTACATTTAATAGACTGaaatgtctattttgtatatttttcgtatagtgacagtctattttgtatattatttgtatagtgacagtctattttatatatttttttatagtgacagtatattttatatagtgacaatctatttagtatattttttgtataatctgtctattttgtatattttttgtatagtgtcAATCTAtcttatataaattatatagtgacagtctattttgtatatttttttgtatagtgacagtctattttgtatataatttgtatagTGACATTCTATTTTGTATTGTgatagtctattgtatataaattttacattgacaatctattttgtatatttttgtatagagACAATCtatgttgtatatattttgtatagtgacaatctattgtATATAGattgtatagtgacaatctatttagtatattttttgtattgtgacaatctattttgtatatatttcatatatatactatttggaaGATCAATCATAGTTGTATATTAATCTTACTATGACATATAATCTATCACAACTCTTCTTGTAATATAGTTCTATGATCCTCATTCTTTTGAGAATTCGAAGTCTATTGTAACAAATAAGCACTTGAAGTAATGTACAGTTGAATGGAATCAGCTTTCaagcttgaagcttttgaggCGTTCTAGTATTTTTGTCCCACGCTTATACAAAACGAAGAAGAGAAATAAATAAAAGAGGGTATAAAACATTAGCATATTCCAAATGTTTGCCTACCTTTGGCAGGAGGTAAGTCTAAATGTGGCTCCAAACACCTTGCAACTACAAGACACCAGCTTATTTTACAGAATTGGTTCTCTTTATTTGAACCTTATCCCTTCTGATTCGATATTTGCGAATGAAATTTTAAACTGTAACTTCAAATAGAGATAGTAATTGAAGTAAATAAGTGGATTTGTTAGGTTGTAATTCGATTGATAAACAACCCTTAAGAAGAGATTTCGATTCTCGTAAATGAATCTGTGTACGTGCCGCCGTCGGTGCCGGAGAAAGTAATTAAGAAAGCGAATTGCAACGGAGTCTAGAAAGTGAAAGAACTATGAAGAAGATCAAACTGGAAGATTAAAAGCCTTTAAACTGCTGTGGATTTGGATCTGAACCGCTGCAAATGAATGATCGAGTGATGTTGAAATATGAACGAGCTTCTCGTGTTTGGTAATTATTGTGGATTTGCCCTTCTACTTGTTTTTAGGCTGACTTGTATGGGTCAATTTGCGGCTACCGGATAATATATGTTTGGCTCGATGGACTATTGAGAtatcttatttaattaatatttagtCTTTATTCTTCATAACCAGATAATTAGCTGGAGCAGTTAGACAGTTAATTAGTATTGGTTTGTTAATAGTGCTAACTGTACAAAATTGTATAAATATACTTTGTATTGTATCAATAAGATTTGAGCTTCATTTTCATCGATTCCACCTTCTTTCTTCCTCTCATTCTCTCTCAGTTCTAGAAGCTTTACTACTCACCATGGCAGACATGATTGAGCTCGGTTATTCTGATTTTTAGTGACGATCTTTACATGGTATCATAGCAAGGTTAATCTCGCACATCAACTTCCCCTACATTTCGTCATTTTGATCTGTCTCCTTGTTCGATTTCATTAGGTTTCAAAATTtgccctaattttgggaatttcaTTTTATTCATTAACGATTTGCTGTCAAAATCGTGATAGTTgaaaattcctctgttttcttaaTCAATTTCGTTCGATCAAGGCCCTCCTTGACCAAGACGATTCCACTGGAGTGGAAACTACCGCCACTGTTACTGCGATAAGCATAGGAATTGATCCAAGTAACCCTCTATACCTTCACCAGTCTGATAATCCAGGAGCTATGCTTGTTTCAACTGCTTTTGATGGAATAGGGTACAGATCTTGGAGGAGAAGTGTATTGAGGGGGCTATCTGTGAAGAACAAATTAGGCTTTATAAGCGGTGAGTGCAAACAACCAGATCCTTCGTCACCACAATTTCAACAATGGGAGCGATACGATAATATGGTGACCCCTTGGATCCTAAATTTACTCTCTAAGGAAATCGCAGACAGTGTAGAATATGCAAATGATGATGTTGAACTTTGGAAGGAACTGGAGGATCGCTATGAACAAACTAATGGAGCTAGGTTGTATCAAATTCAGAAAGAGATCAATGATCTTTCCCAAGGTACTCTTGATATCACTACTTACTATACTAAGTTGAAGAAGCTCTAGGAAGAGCTTACTACTTTGAACAAAAGGACTCAGTGTAGTTGCACCTGTAATTGTGGTGCAAAAGAGAGTATGTACAAAGTTGAGCAAGATAGGAGGCTGATACAATTCCTTATGGGACTGAATGAGGTATATACAGTAGTTCGAGGCAGCATACTTATGATGAATCCATTGCCAAGCTTGGCACAAGCATTTTCACTTCTAGTTCTGaatgaaaaacaaagagagattagGTCAGTTAGCCACTTATCTGTTGAGTCAACCTCATTGAATGTGAGTGCATCAGGACAGGGGTCTTTAAGACAAACTTcctgtcatgacccggattttccaccgtcgggaccgtgatggcgcctaacttttCAGATGTTATGCAAGCcaacagttaaagatttaatacGCTAACCCTTGACCAAATCAGTAAATAACAGCAATTAAATCAAAATAGATTAAAAGGAGTGCAAAACTTCATAATAACCTAAGTACTTATACGCaactacccagaaactggtgttacaattcacgaacttctaagagtcactacaaatactggctgaaagaaaatacaactcTCTTTGAATTAAAAAGAAACAGTAAACTGGAATAActggaaggggactccagggtctgcgaacgccgacagatctaccttgggtctcatgTTGGATTGAAGGCATCGACTCAAATCAGGTCAACACGGCCCGGTACCGAAATATGCACAGAAAGTACAGCGTGCAATATCAGTGCAACCGACTCCAtatactagtaagtgtcgagcctaacctcggcgaagtagtgacgaggctaagacaagacacatGCATAACTTGTGCAATTAAATAATATACTAGCAGAATACAACTAATAGAAGCTAAACAAAATTTACGGGAGAGGAAGCACGCTAATGGGGGTTGCAACAGCAATAGAGGAAATTTGGACATCCAGTGCACCTTGAACCGGTAATAATAAGTAAACACAGCTAACagaaaatgcacgacatcac contains:
- the LOC142174537 gene encoding uncharacterized protein LOC142174537; protein product: MFAYLWQEALLDQDDSTGVETTATVTAISIGIDPSNPLYLHQSDNPGAMLVSTAFDGIGYRSWRRSVLRGLSVKNKLGFISGECKQPDPSSPQFQQWERYDNMVTPWILNLLSKEIADSVEYANDDVELWKELEDRYEQTNGARLYQIQKEINDLSQGTLDITTYYTKLKKL